A single Maniola hyperantus chromosome 11, iAphHyp1.2, whole genome shotgun sequence DNA region contains:
- the LOC117986388 gene encoding circadian clock-controlled protein daywake-like yields the protein MFRKYIFLLFVVSSAKDALSNSLLAPCKIEDEACVRNSVNAAVPTILKGIPELGVETSDPLFLEKIEGKLSILEYTFYNTTIIGYADCTVSDLKVSPDLASVHYVLNCAGFKMSGLYDISGRLIILPVEGNGNYLLTTGQYKIEVASDLKVHTGSDGKTYLSIKNFKLKCKALTPIVFDFKNLFNGQKDLSDAVHKFANENWPEVAELVQDPTFYACMNKITRNVNKYLKTVPLDDYKLN from the exons ATGTTTcgcaaatatatatttttgttgttcGTAGTTTCCAGTGCCAAAGATGCTTTATCGA ATAGCCTGCTAGCTCCGTGCAAGATCGAAGATGAAGCCTGCGTACGGAATTCAGTAAACGCCGCTGTACCAACAATACTTAAAGGCATCCCAGAACTGGGAGTGGAGACTTCCGACCCTCTTTTCCTTGAAAAAATCGAAGGAAAGCTGTCCATCTTGGAATATACATTTTACAACACAACTATTATCGGTTATGCGGACTGCACAGTATCTGATCTTAA AGTAAGCCCGGATCTCGCAAGCGTGCACTATGTGCTGAACTGCGCGGGATTCAAGATGAGCGGACTGTACGACATCTCAGGTCGCCTCATCATCTTGCCAGTGGAAGGCAATGGAAACTATTTACTAACTACAG GCCAATACAAGATCGAGGTCGCTTCTGATTTGAAAGTGCATACAGGCAGCGACGGGAAAACGTACTTGTCCATCAAAAACTTCAAGCTGAAATGCAAAGCACTCACCCCCATTGTCTTTGACTTCAAAAACCTGTTTAATGGGCAAAAAgatttat CGGACGCGGTTCACAAGTTCGCGAACGAGAACTGGCCGGAAGTAGCTGAGCTGGTCCAGGACCCGACGTTCTACGCCTGTATGAACAAAATCACAAGGAACGTCAACAAATACCTCAAAACCGTGCCATTAGATGACTataagctaaactaa
- the LOC117986387 gene encoding circadian clock-controlled protein daywake-like → MFRKHYIIFLLLVTSCTKGALSNSLIPPCNIEDQACIQNSVNVIAPKIIQGIPELGVESSDPLFLEKIEGNLSILKYKFYNSTIIGYKDCTVSNLKVSLDLTSLHYELYCPRLKLNGHYDITGRLIVLPVEGNGDYEVITGKYNIIVDSELKVHRGSNGKSYLSIKNFKLKCTAHSAAHYDFKNLFNGQKDLSDAVHKFAHENWAEVAELVQDPVFYPIINKVIRNANKFLKSVPLHDYKLN, encoded by the exons ATGTTCCGCAaacattatataatatttttgttgctCGTAACTTCCTGTACCAAAGGTGCTTTGTCGA ATAGCTTGATACCTCCGTGTAATATCGAAGATCAAGCTTGTATACAGAATTCAGTAAACGTCATAGCCCCAAAAATAATTCAAGGCATCCCAGAACTTGGTGTGGAAAGTTCCGACCCGCTTTTCCTCGAAAAAATAGAAGGAAACCTGTCCATTTTGAAATACAAATTTTATAACAGTACTATTATTGGTTATAAGGACTGCACAGTCTCTAATCTAAA AGTCAGCTTGGATCTCACAAGCCTGCACTATGAGCTGTACTGCCCGCGACTGAAGTTGAACGGCCATTACGACATAACAGGTCGCCTCATTGTCTTACCAGTGGAAGGAAATGGAGACTACGAAGTGATTACGG GCAAATACAATATCATTGTAGATTCCGAATTAAAAGTACACCGAGGCAGCAACGGGAAATCATATTTGTCTATCAAAAACTTTAAATTGAAATGCACTGCTCACTCTGCAGCCCATTATGATTTCAAGAATCTTTTCAATGGACAAAAGGATTTAT CGGACGCGGTCCACAAATTCGCACACGAGAACTGGGCAGAAGTGGCTGAGCTGGTCCAGGACCCGGTGTTCTACCCCATCATCAACAAAGTCATAAGGAACGCCAACAAATTCCTCAAATCTGTTCCATTACACGactataaactaaactaa